The DNA segment TGACCGCTTGCGCGATGCGCTCGGGCGTCACTTGTTGCGGGTCGTAATCGACTTCCGCCCGTTCGGTGGCGAGATTGACGGTGGCACTGCCTACGCCCGTCACCTTACGCAGGCCGCGTTCCACCCGTGCGCTGCAGGAGGCGCAGGTCATGCCTTGTATGTCGATTTCGAGTGCGTTCATATCGGATATCCTCTGCGGCGCCCGAGGCTCAGTCCTCTTGCTTGATCAAGGCGCCCAAGATCGGACAGTCCGCGGTGGTGCCGTGCCCCGGACATTGTTGAGTCAATGCCTCCAGCCCTTGTTTCATGCGTTGGAGATCATCGATTTTGCCCTGAATTTCATCGATTTTGCCTTGTGCAAGGGTATTCACTTCGACCATGTCCGCTTCGGGATAGGCATGTAGCGACAGTAGTTGGGCGATTTCTCCCAGCGAAAACCCCAGTGTTTGGGCGCGGCGGATGAAGCGTAACCGCTGTTCCGCCTCCACGCCGTATAGGCGGTAGTTGGCGGCAGTGCGGCGGCTGGGCTCGATCAGTCCGAGCCGTTCGTAGTAGCGCAGCGTTTCAGCCGTAAGGCCGGCGCGTCCTGCGAGGGTGCCGATGGTGATGTCTTCGCGCATGTCGCGCCTCTCTCACTGGACTGATGGCGACAACTCTACACCTTAAAGTAGACTGCAAGGTCAAGTCAGTGCGTATCGCGACAGGCATGATTACCGGGCCGGGTTAGGCCTGGGACTTGTGTGCGGCAATCTCCGCAGCGAGATGGTCGAGCAGGGTGCGGTTGCCGCGTCGCGCGCCGCGGCGTGCATCCTCCATGCCCCAGATCCAGAATGGTATCCAGAGCAGTACCGGGTAGCCGTAACGCACGGCAGCGGTGGCTCCAGCCACGTAGAGCGCGGCGAGTACCAGGCCGCGCAGATATGCACCGTTGTAGAGCTGGCCTGCGCCAGTGAGGAGAAAGCTCAGAGCCATGGCGAGGGCCGGGCTTCGCTGATGTGCGAGGAACCGCTGATGCGCTTCGCGGTACAGCGCGTCCCGCGCTTCGTCCTTCGGTTGGGAGGGCTGTTGATTCATGATGACGGTCATTGTAGTACTCCGGCGCGGTTGACGAGACGACGATTGCGTGCCGTTTCGCTGACGCGTATCCAGCGGAACAGATATAGCACCACGGCCTTGACGGTACCGCCGGATAGGGCCAGTACCAAGAGAGGCCAGCCGGTGCCGAGCCCCATGGTGAACGCGAACAACAAGGTCGACAGATGCATGGCGAGTACCCACTGGTTCATGCGCAGATTGACCGCGCCGGTGTCGCCCGCGAGCAGGATTACGCGGATTTGATGCATCCCGCCCTGCGCCAGGATGATGGAGTTGGCCAGTATCAGCGCGGTGGAGAAGTGGCGTCCCTCATCACTCAGGTGTCCACCCCAGGCCAGACCGGCGATGCCGGTGGCCAGGGCTGCCAGGGCAACGCTGAGCACGGCGGTGGCCGGACGACTGCGCCGGTCACGCCAAATCTCGTGGAGAATGGCCAGTACAAGCAGCGCGGCGATGAGGCGCGACCAGACGAGATAGGGGTTGAAGGGCTGGATCGAGTAGCCGTAGACGAATACCGCGTAATAGGAAAGGAAGCTCGATGCGAACTGATTGAGGGACAGCTGCGCGGTGGGCCTGCCCGCGGCGGGTGTGGCTTTGCGTCGCCAGATGGTGCGGATTTGCGCGCCGATGCCGAATAGGCTGAACAGGACGATCGTGGCGTTCAGCAGGCCGGCGAGATTGTAGAACATGTGTACGCGTCCAATAGGCGGGGTTTGAGCAAAGCGCGATTCTCGGTCCGTGGTCGATGCGAGGCAAGTCGACGGTGCGCGTCCGGGTGCGTAGAGCTTATATACTAGGTGCATGCGTTTCACGCCTCTGACCCAATTCGATTTCCACCATCGCCTAGCCGAGGTGCCGGGTACGGCGCTGGTATTGTTCACCGCGCCCGGTTGTGGCGCCTGCCGGCGGATGCACACGGTATTGGCGGCATTGGCGCCGCATCATCCGGACTGGCGGGTGTTCGAGGTCGACGCTGGCCAGGATCTGGCGCTGACTCGTGAATTCGAAGTGTTCCACCTGCCCGGCCTGTTCCTGTATCGGAATGGGCATTACCACGCGGCGCTGGAGACAGAGGCCGTACCGGCACGCGTGGAAGCTGCGGTGCGGTTGTCGTCCGCCAGGCCTTCGGAGGAGATGCCGTGAAGGTGGATACGATGACAGGTCTGACCGAGGGTGCGACCTGGCGCACCTCGCCAAATGCCGACGAGCGGCCTGCGGGGGCGGTGCCGGAGCTGGTGGTGATACACAATATCAGCCTGCCACCCGGAGAATTCGGTGGGCCGTGGATCGATGCCCTGTTCACCAACCGCCTGCCGGCCCGACATCATCCCTATTTTGCAGCCATTGCCGATCTGCAGGTCTCGGCGCATGCCATGATCAGACGCGATGGTGAGCTGATACAGTATGTCCCTTGGCACCGGCGTGCCTGGCACGCCGGTCTGTCCTGTTGGAACGGCCGCGAGCGCTGTAACGATTTTTCCGTCGGCATCGAGCTGGAAGGTACGGACGACCAACCCTACGAACCGGCGCAGTACAGGCGATTGATCGAGCTGCTGGTCGCGTTGTTCGAGGCTTATCCCACACTCGTGCCGGAACGCGTGGTTGGACATGCGGACATTTCTCCAGGGCGCAAAACGGACCCTGGCGAGAGTTTCGATTGGCGGCGCCTGCGCGCCGAGCTGGGCAAGCAGCTTGCAAGCGCCGAGTAATCCCGTAAAACTGCCGGTGCCCACGGCGCATCACTTCGAAAAGGGGAACCCATGACGCTGATTACCTTGCTCCTTGCGTTGGCATTGGAGCGTTTCCTCGGCTACATGAGCGATTTCCGCGATCCGCGGCGTCTTAACGCCTATGCCGAACGCTTATCCACACTGCTCGATTCCATCGCGCTCAAGCATCCTGGCCTCAAGCTGCTGTTGATCGTATTGCCGCCGATATTGCTGGTGGGTTGGTTGCAGTCCTGGCTGTCGGGTGTCCTGCTGGGTTTGCCGGGACTTATCTTCGGCGTCGCGGTATTGCTTTACTGCCTTGGTCCGGAAGATCTGGAGGAGGAGATCAACAACTACGTCGAGGCCGTGGCGGTGGGAGACGAGGCGCGTCAGCGCCGAGTGGCCGCACGTCTGCTCGGTGAGGTGCCACCGGATGAGCCCGTCGCGCGGGCGCGGCGGGTGGCGCTCGCGGGATTTTCCGAATCCAACGATCGCCTGTTCACCGTGATCTTCTGGTTCGTGCTCCTCGGGCCGGCTGCTGCGGTGTTGTACCGCCTGATACACGGCCTCGCACGGTTGGATCCGCTTGCAACCGAGGAGACCGACGCTCAGGCCTCGGAGGAGGAGGGCGGTTCGGAACCGATGCGCGAACAATTGGCTCGCGTGGCCTCCGGCCTGGCCGCGCTGATGGAGTGGGCCCCAGCCCGACTCGCCGCACTGGGCTATGCCGTGACCGGTAGCTTCGATCACGCCCTGGTCGGTTTGCGCGAGCGTTTCTGGGGGGGCTTGCCAACCTGCGCGAGGGCAATCGTGTCCTGCTCAGCGAGAGCGGTGCGGGTGCTGTGCGCCTTGATGAACTGCTCGACGAGGAGGCGGACGCGGCGACGCTGAGTGGGGTCTTCGCCACCGTGACCAATCATATTCAGCGGAATCTGATTGTCTGGATGGCCGCGCTGGCGTTGCTGACACTGGGTGGATGGGCGAGCTGAACGCTGGCGATGTCACTGCAGTGGGCGATACTGCCGCCGCCGTGACGCGGCCGCTCGAAGTGACACTCCTGCGACACGGCGAGCCGATGGGCGGGCGCCGTTATCGGGGTGATGGGGTAGACGATCCGCTAAGCGAATTGGGCTGGCGTCAAATGTGGTCGGCGTTGGAGTTTAAGGGGCCGTGGGCCAGCGTGGTGACTTCGCCGATGCGGCGCGCGCGCGAGTTTGCTGAGGCCTATGCCGGGCGTAATAATCTTCCGTTGCGCGTGGAGGCCGGTCTGCGTGAAATCGGCATGGGCGAATGGGAGGGCCGCAGTCCTAGTGAGGTGGCGGCAAGCGATCCGGCAGGTTATGCCGCCTATTATGCCGATCCCGCCCGCGGACTGCCTGTGGGTGCCGAGCCGCTCGATGCATTTTATGCCCGCGTCGGTAGCGCGCTCGATGCACTCGACGGGCCGACGCCGATCCTGGTGGTCGCACACGCTGGCGTGGTGCGAGTGGCCCTTGCCCACGCACTAGAGGGTTCGCTAGCCGCGATGATGCGAGTCAAGGTGCCTTACGCCGGGCTGAGTCGTTTAACGCGGGATGCCAGAGGTTGGACTTGCACTCGCACGCCGGAGCCTGATGGACGATCCGAATCATGGACGCGCGGGAGGGTGAGCGCATGGATATCAAGAGGAGTGACGAGAGCGGCGACCTGCGTTTGTCCGAAGTCATCGGCGCCTTGAGCCATGCCTTGGATATGACCGAGGGGCAGCCTCCTGGCCATTGCCTGCGCTGCTGTTGGATAGGCATGCACATCGGTGCCGAGATGGCGCTCTCCGGTACCGAGCGCGCAGATCTGTATTACACCCTGTTGCTCAAAGATGCTGGATGCAGCAGTAATGCCGCCCGCCTGTGGGAGCTATACGGAGGCGATGATCGTCTGATCAAGGAGGATTTCAAGCGGATCGATTCGCAGAGCATATTGCAACTCGGGCGCTTCGTGCTGAACCACGCGGCACCTAGCGCTGCGCTGCGCGAGCGTTTCCATCGCGTGTTGAATTTGGTACGGCATGGCAACGATCTGGCGACCGAGTTGGTGGCTACGCGCTGCGAACGCGGTGCCGATATCGCCTTGCAACTCGGTTTCTCGGCGGCCGTAGCCGATGGTATTCGGTCGCTTGACGAACATTGGAATGGTCAGGGACGTCCACGCGGTTTGATCGGTGAAGCCATTCCCCTGCAAGCGCGGATTGCGCTGATCGCTCAGGTTATCGATGTTTTCCATTTAAGCGGCGGACCAGATGCGGCGCTGGCAGAAGTGCGTGGTCGGGCCGGACAGTGGTTCGACCCGGCGCTGACGGCTGCGCTGGAGCGGGTTTCGCGACAGCCAGGATTCTGGATGGGGTTGGCGGATGCGGGGATACCCCAGCGCGTGGCCGATCTCGAACCGGCTGAATCGGTGATGTTGGTTGACGAGGATCGCCTGGATGGGATCGCCGCGGCCTTCGGGCAGGTGGTGGATGCCAAGAGTCCTTACACCTACGGGCACAGTGCACGCGTGGCGCGCTTTGCCGAGGCGATTGCCAGCCGTTTCGAGCTACCACCGGCGCGACGTCGCTGGCTGCGCCGCGGAGCTCTGCTCCATGACATCGGCAAGCTCGGAGTGAGTAATGGTGTTTTGGATAAACCGGGAGCGCTGGATGCCAATGAGTGGGAACAGATGCGTGCGCATGCGCGTTATACCGAGGAGATTCTCGCGCGCATCGGGCTATTCGGCGAGCTGGCGAAGGTGGCCGGGGCGCACCACGAACGGTTGGACGGCAAGGGTTATCCTCATGGGTTGATGGCCGAGGAGATCAGCCTGGAGACGCGTATCATTACCACCGCCGACATCTTCGACGCAATCACGGCCGAGCGTCCTTACCGGGGGGCGATTCCGGTTCCTGAGGCACTGCGTATCATGCGTAGCCAGATCGGCAATGCCCTCGACGGATGTTGCCTCGATGCATTGGAATCGGTCTTGCCGGCGCTCGATCTGGCTTGAGGCCCGACGAGGCGGGTACTACGACAGGTGTCGTGCCCCAAGCGCGCGCAGTGCCGGCACGGCAAGCTTGGCTTGGTCGGCCTGATTGAGGGCGCGGCGTAGGCGCGCGACGGCACTGCGGCCCTGGCAGCGATGCGTCGGATCTCCTTCGAAGGCGGTCTGCATGGCGGTCATCAACGCGGGACGGTCAAAGGGTTGACCAGCCAGGACCTGCTGCAGGTCAAGCACTTCGTGCGCAATTTCGGTCATCAATGTTGTATGCGTGCTCGCCAGTGTGGCCACGTCGCCGCCGACTTCGAGCCCGCAGAGATTGGTCGTCAGAATGTAGAGGTTCTTGCGCACCAGCTCGAACAGCAATGACTCGGCGCTGGCCAAGCGTACGCCATCGATCCCAACAGCGGACAGCGCATTGAGCACGAGCCCAGCCTGCGGGCCGTACACTGGCGTCGCCACCACCTGCTTCACATCCTGCCCCGGCTTTTTCTCGAACCACACGGACATGACCGTAGGTTCGGGGAGGTCATGACGCGCCCAGTCCTCGGGCAGTAGCTCATTCTGCAGCAACAGGCAGCGCTCGCGCCAGGGTGGCGGCAGGGCGTCAAGCACCGGGTGCAGCGCCTGTTCGCCGACGGCGATCACGACGAGTGCCGGCTCCGGCGTGTACCGCGTCTCGCGGGTGATGTCCATGCCGCGCGTGATTGGATAGACCGGGTGGCCGGCACGTAGAAAGCCACGCGCCAAGATACCGCCTACTTCCCCGATTCCGATGAGGGTTATTGGGTCGTTCATATCGTCATTCCGGTTACGAGCAGGTATCTTAGGGGGCCGGCCATGAGCCGGGCAAGTCACCGATGCCCGGGCTATGGCATCGGGCAAGAGCAGCGAAACGCCAGGGGAGGCGGTAGTATGAGACACCAGACGGGTGCGGTAGACGGCCGCATTCGAGGGCCTCGGCCGTCATGAGCACACGGAAGCCAGCCTTGAAAAAACCGCCCCGAGACAAGGCAATCTATACCTTGCTGCGACGTATGCTGCGCGTCGCCCGTGCCTTGCCGTTGCCGATTTTTCTGAAGGACGCCTCTCTGCGCTGGCGATACGCGAACCCCGCCGCGCAGATGTTGTTCGGCCTGCGTCGTAAGGATTACCACGGAATGAGTGATGCCGCGCTGATGGACGATGTCAGTGCCGTTACCTGCCAGCTAAGCGATCGTGCGGCTTTGGAAGGGCGGGGCTTGATTCAGCGCAAAGAGAATGTTCTCGATCGCAGCTTCAGGGTTTACAAATACGCGCCACGGTCGGAAGACGGGGCGCCGCTGGGCATC comes from the Acidihalobacter yilgarnensis genome and includes:
- a CDS encoding heavy metal-responsive transcriptional regulator → MREDITIGTLAGRAGLTAETLRYYERLGLIEPSRRTAANYRLYGVEAEQRLRFIRRAQTLGFSLGEIAQLLSLHAYPEADMVEVNTLAQGKIDEIQGKIDDLQRMKQGLEALTQQCPGHGTTADCPILGALIKQED
- a CDS encoding thioredoxin family protein; amino-acid sequence: MRFTPLTQFDFHHRLAEVPGTALVLFTAPGCGACRRMHTVLAALAPHHPDWRVFEVDAGQDLALTREFEVFHLPGLFLYRNGHYHAALETEAVPARVEAAVRLSSARPSEEMP
- the ampD gene encoding 1,6-anhydro-N-acetylmuramyl-L-alanine amidase AmpD — its product is MTGLTEGATWRTSPNADERPAGAVPELVVIHNISLPPGEFGGPWIDALFTNRLPARHHPYFAAIADLQVSAHAMIRRDGELIQYVPWHRRAWHAGLSCWNGRERCNDFSVGIELEGTDDQPYEPAQYRRLIELLVALFEAYPTLVPERVVGHADISPGRKTDPGESFDWRRLRAELGKQLASAE
- the ampE gene encoding regulatory signaling modulator protein AmpE; the protein is MTLITLLLALALERFLGYMSDFRDPRRLNAYAERLSTLLDSIALKHPGLKLLLIVLPPILLVGWLQSWLSGVLLGLPGLIFGVAVLLYCLGPEDLEEEINNYVEAVAVGDEARQRRVAARLLGEVPPDEPVARARRVALAGFSESNDRLFTVIFWFVLLGPAAAVLYRLIHGLARLDPLATEETDAQASEEEGGSEPMREQLARVASGLAALMEWAPARLAALGYAVTGSFDHALVGLRERFWGGLPTCARAIVSCSARAVRVLCALMNCSTRRRTRRR
- a CDS encoding histidine phosphatase family protein, whose translation is MGELNAGDVTAVGDTAAAVTRPLEVTLLRHGEPMGGRRYRGDGVDDPLSELGWRQMWSALEFKGPWASVVTSPMRRAREFAEAYAGRNNLPLRVEAGLREIGMGEWEGRSPSEVAASDPAGYAAYYADPARGLPVGAEPLDAFYARVGSALDALDGPTPILVVAHAGVVRVALAHALEGSLAAMMRVKVPYAGLSRLTRDARGWTCTRTPEPDGRSESWTRGRVSAWISRGVTRAATCVCPKSSAP
- a CDS encoding HD-GYP domain-containing protein gives rise to the protein MDIKRSDESGDLRLSEVIGALSHALDMTEGQPPGHCLRCCWIGMHIGAEMALSGTERADLYYTLLLKDAGCSSNAARLWELYGGDDRLIKEDFKRIDSQSILQLGRFVLNHAAPSAALRERFHRVLNLVRHGNDLATELVATRCERGADIALQLGFSAAVADGIRSLDEHWNGQGRPRGLIGEAIPLQARIALIAQVIDVFHLSGGPDAALAEVRGRAGQWFDPALTAALERVSRQPGFWMGLADAGIPQRVADLEPAESVMLVDEDRLDGIAAAFGQVVDAKSPYTYGHSARVARFAEAIASRFELPPARRRWLRRGALLHDIGKLGVSNGVLDKPGALDANEWEQMRAHARYTEEILARIGLFGELAKVAGAHHERLDGKGYPHGLMAEEISLETRIITTADIFDAITAERPYRGAIPVPEALRIMRSQIGNALDGCCLDALESVLPALDLA